A single genomic interval of Pangasianodon hypophthalmus isolate fPanHyp1 chromosome 8, fPanHyp1.pri, whole genome shotgun sequence harbors:
- the myl7 gene encoding myosin regulatory light chain 2, atrial isoform codes for MASKKTAAKRKNTQRASSNVFSMFEQSQIQEFKEAFGCIDQDRDGVIKKTDLKETYAQLGKLNVSDEELDAMLAEGKGPINFTVFLSLFGEKLNGTDPEDTILNAFKLFDPEGTGFVNKEEFRRLLMNQADKFTAEEVEQAFSLAPIDVSGNIDYKSLCYIITHGDEKEES; via the exons ATG GCGAGTAAAAAAACAGCAGCGAAGAGAAAGAACACCCAGCGGGCCTCCTCTAACGTTTTCTCCATGTTTGAGCAATCACAGATTCAAGAGTTCAAGGag GCTTTTGGCTGCATTGATCAGGACCGAGATGGTGTGATTAAGAAAACAGACCTGAAGGAAACTTATGCACAATTAG gaAAACTGAATGTAAGCGATGAAGAACTGGATGCCATGTTGGCTGAGGGTAAAGGCCCCATCAACTTcactgtcttcctctctctctttggaGAAAAACTCAATG GTACCGACCCAGAGGACACCATTCTCAACGCATTCAAACTGTTCGACCCCGAGGGCACCGGCTTTGTCAATAAGGAAGA GTTCAGAAGGCTTCTGATGAACCAGGCAGACAAGTTCACAGCAGAAGAG GTGGAGCAGGCTTTTTCCTTGGCCCCGATCGACGTGTCCGGGAATATCGACTACAAATCTCTTTGTTACATTATCACACACGGAGATGAGAAAGAAGAATCATAA